The DNA region AAATGTAACATGGTCAACCCAGATATTCTGTCCTGAACCAAAGTAGCAGACGATAGAGTCATTATGATTTGATTCCGCATCGTGACCCATTTCAAGGTTTTTAATAATGATATTATTACCGACACCGCTGTTTGAAGAAGTGCAGAACTGGACGTTGAATGTCTTGTGAGCACCGTAGCTTCCTATAATAGTCTTGTTGCTGTGAACGTAAATACGTCCGGCCTTGCACATATATCTCTGGCCGTTAAGATCAAGATTTGATACTTTGATCTCCTTTGTGATGACGATTGTTAGCGGTTCGTCTGAAGTTGCATATTTCTTGAGTTCATCAAAGGATGAAGCTTCAACTGTCTTACCGAAAAGTCCGCCGATATCACTTGCTTTAGCCTTACCTGTGTTGTCGTTGTAGCAGAAGCCGGCAAAGCCCTGAAGTCCGTCGCAGTTAAGGAGCCAGTGCTGTGAAATATCGCCGGTGTATCCTGTAAGAGTGATACCTGAAGCTGTACGTGTGAGTGCAAGAGATGTGTCATTGTAGTTTACGATCTTGTAATTGAATCCGTTTCCGAGACGATCCTTGTTTACAGGGATCACATACCAGTGCTGACACTTTTCTGACTCACTTCCGTATACGATAACTCCTGTACCGTTCTTAACGGTATATTTGTCAGGGGTTATAATTCTTCCGGATTCTGCGTTGCAGATTTTGAAAAATGATCCGTTCTGGTCTGTACCGACAAAATCGAAACGCCATGAACATGAAAGATTGTTTCCGAGTTCATTTGCCGCAAGTGGTGAACTGTCTGAAGTTCCTGTTTCGCTGAGTACAATTCCGTCATTTTCTGCTGAAACAATGTTCATAAGCTGTGCCGGATAATCTGCAGATACTGCTGAAACATGAACCGGTGCAGTCTGAACACTGAAAAGCGGCAGTAAATATGTGAGTATCACGGCGAAGCATACTGCACATACAGACATTAGCTTTGTCCTTAATTTTTTCATTTAACTTTACCTCCGTTTACAGGTGTGAACTTATACTATAATTTTAACATACAAATGGCGTTTATTCAATAGTGTAAACGATTAATAACTGACTTATCATCTGATTTGTTCTTAAAATCATAATAATTTGTTCTCTTACCTTGAAAGCTATGTCTGAATATGCTATAATTTACTATGTATTCTTTACGGAAGCATTACAGTTAAGGAGAAAATAAATTGAAAAGAATCAATACGATCACTGCAGCTGTGCTTGCAGTGGCTGCTTTGTCTTTGTCAGCATGCAGCGGAACAAACAATGAAAATATTTCAGAACCGGATAATAAAAATACTGTCACAGAAACCACAGAAATTCCTGCAGACTCCGGCGATGACAGCACCGATGATATCTTTCATGAAAAGGTATACGAACACAGCGTGGATTTTTTCGGACAGCTTGATGATGATTCAAAGCGTCAGACTGAACTTATAGCGTCTAAGCTTCCTGAACTTATCGGCGAGGCTTCATACATTCTGGTGAGCGATCTCGACGGAAACGGACGATGTGAACTCATACTTTCTGATCCGGGATTCAGAATTTTTGAAGTATCGGAAGGACGAGACAGTCTTGCCCAGACAGTCTCGAAACAGGACGACTGCCCTTCCCTCTATCCTGTTACAGACAAACTGATCTGCACTGAAGAAAGCGGAAAAAGGCATTACATCTGGAGGTCAGTAAAAGAAGAGGAACAGGGCCGTATACGCGAAAGTGAAAAAGAGTATACATATGAAAACGGCATCCTCAGTGAAAGGATGCTCCGTTCAAGAGTATTTGACAAATTCAGCAGCGTTTATACCGGGTATTATAACGCTGAAGGGGAACCTGACCGTGAAGGATATGCACGTGCAGTATCAGGTGTAATGTTCCGCAGCGGCTACAGACTTTCACAGTGCAGTATCGGAATTCTCACTGCCTCTGATATAAAAAACACAGACAGTGAAAACCTGAAACAGCTTGTTGCAGAACTCAAAGGTTTCTTTAAAATATACGAACCAAAGGAAAAATATCAGTACACTGACCTTGAAGGCAAATGGATAAGAACGGGTGGATTCTCAGCCGGAGACCACTACTTTCAGTCAGGTGACAACGGACAGCTTGCACTTACAGTAAGCGGTGATTCCTATCAGTTCACAGGCGCCCTGCAAAGCGACACATCTCCTGTTTCATTCTGCCTCGGAGGAACTACCACAACTTCTCTCTGGTACGGCGATCTTACAGAAAACAACATTGTGAAAAATGCTTCTGTACGTATCGAAAGCGACGGAAAACTGATCCTTGAAGGAATAGTGCTTAACAGTGACGGTAATCCGGTGAACGCTGAATGGAGTTTTATGCGTGAAGGATCACCGGAACTTGAAAAGCAGATGAACGCAGCACAGAACAGCGCAAGTCCTGAAAATGCACAGAACGAAGCTGCCGTAACTCCTGAGGCAGCGCAGAACAGTCAGGCTGTGATTCCGGAACCGATTCAGAACGAACAGACAGAAAATCCTGCGCAGGCTCAGAACCCGGAAGAACAGAACGTCAGTGATTCTGAAGGTTTTCTATGGTAAGAAGTCCGATAATATCGTCAAGCCTGTCCACACAGGCATAAAGATACGGCTCAACCTCACTGTCCGGGCCGGTCATATCAGGAACCATAACTACTTTGCAGCCGGCTTTGCCGGCTGAAATTATTCCGTTAGGTGCATCTTCAACCGCCATGCACTCTTCAGGCTGCAGACCAAGTTCTTTACATGCATACAGGTAAATATCCGGAGCCGGCTTTCCCTTTTCCACCATTGTTGCACTGATAAGCTTTGTAAAATAGTGCTTTATTCCGGCTTCATCAAGATATTTTTCAGTACGTGCCATATCAGACGCAGTGGCAACAGCCGCAGCAATGCCGTTCTCCTTAAGATAGCTTAAGATCCCGACTGCACCGGGTTTAAGTTCAATACCGGTTTCGGCAAGCCGGGCGTTCATAAGTTCCTTACGCTTCTCCCTTACTTTTATGTAGTCAAAGTCTTCACCGAACCATTCACGGAATCTCTGCGGAGCGAATGGTCTTCCGAGGCTTCTTAAGGAAAGGACCTGTTCCTTTGTCATCTCATATCCGAATTCAGCCAGAGCTTTAGGCCAGAATTCCTGATAGTATTTTTCGGTATCTATAAGTGTACCGTCCATGTCAAAAATTACTGCTTTTATCAAGTGTAACTCTCCTTTATACGAAAATACGGCATCCGGGATCATTAAAGAATCCGGATGCCGTTTTATATACTTATTTCTGCTTTCCGTCATTCATATTCTGCTGCATATACTGAGGATTCATTTCTTCCTGCTGCTGCATATATGCACCGTTCATCATTCCCTGATGCATGTACGGACCATTCATCATCTGACCGTTATACTGACCGTTCATCATTCCCTGCTGCATGTACGGGCCGTTCATCATCTGGCCGTTATACTGACCGTTCATCATTCCCTGCTGCATGTACGGGCCGTTCACCATCTGGCCGCTGTACTGGCTGTTCATCATTCCCTGCTGCATGTACGGGCCGTTCATCATCTGGCCGCTGTACTGGCTGTTCATCATTCCCTGCTGCATGTACGGGCCGTTCATCATCTGGCCGTTATACTGACCGTTCATCATTCCCTGCTGCATGTAAGGTACGTTCATCATATTCTGACCGCCGTATGTGCCGCCCATCATATTCTGATTAGGGTTCCCATACTGGCCCGGCACACCATTCTGCTGGTTAGGAACACCATACTGTCCCATCATCACGCTCTGAGGGCCGTTCATCATATCAGGATTCATAACCTGACTTGTATTCTGTGAAAACTGAACGCTCATCTGGCTCCTGTTCATACTCATACGACTGACATTCATGCCTCTGTGTCTGCCGTCAACCGGCTGATACTGATGGACAACATCGTCCATTGTGAAATAAGGAGTCTGTCCCTGCTGCATATTCTGTTCAGGTGACTGAGGAGGCTGAGCTGCGTTATTATCAGCATTGTGATCCGGCATGGCGAACAGATACTTCGTTTCGCTTTTACCGCCTTCATCGGTCTCCTTTTCAAAATCAGGAACAAATGAGAGCAGTTTTTCCTTTTCGCTCCTTTTGGCTGTTATATCTACCTTAAGGATCTCTATTGATGAATTATCTCCTTCAGGATCATATTCAGAAATATCCTTAAGCTTAATATACTTGTTGTTCGGTGAAACAACGTCAGTGGCAGCATTGTATTTGTCAAGTTTCATGATCTCTTCGATTTCTTCCTTTTCAGGAAGAACAGGTACCATATCGATGCAGTTCATGATGATCATCGCTGCAATTCTCTTGTTTTCAGAACCGGAAATTTTTTTGACAACTTCTTTTTCAGAGCTTCCGGTAATAAGTCTGCCTTCAACGTATTCAGTCTTGTTAAATGCGCTGTAAAGCTTGTCGTCTTCTGTAACAGCTACACAAAGAGTGTCCTTTGAAAAGAATTTTGTTCCGTCATCTTTTTTAGCTGTGATTATTTCGACAGCTTCTGAGTAAATGTAATCATATTTCATTGTTTCGATCACTCTTTCACTATAATAGATTGATTATGACCGTCTGTACAAGTAAAACTCTGACTTCATTCAGAGCGCAGAACGGCGTATAATAAACAAAAGTATCTCTTTCGTTTATTATAGGGTAAGGTTTCATAGATTCTATAGTTTTATTATACAATTTTTTGACGATTATTGCAAGTGCATTCCACAAATATTATAGTAAACAAATCATATATTTTTATTTACTTTGATTTCACGAGCATTATGTGATATAATACTGATAGTATGTTTTTATATCGAACGATTATAAACATCAGAGAACGCTGAATCCTGTTTTACGCATATCCAGGGAAACACTGATCAAACCGGAAATC from Ruminococcus sp. HUN007 includes:
- a CDS encoding HAD family phosphatase, which codes for MIKAVIFDMDGTLIDTEKYYQEFWPKALAEFGYEMTKEQVLSLRSLGRPFAPQRFREWFGEDFDYIKVREKRKELMNARLAETGIELKPGAVGILSYLKENGIAAAVATASDMARTEKYLDEAGIKHYFTKLISATMVEKGKPAPDIYLYACKELGLQPEECMAVEDAPNGIISAGKAGCKVVMVPDMTGPDSEVEPYLYACVDRLDDIIGLLTIENLQNH